A DNA window from Oncorhynchus tshawytscha isolate Ot180627B linkage group LG13, Otsh_v2.0, whole genome shotgun sequence contains the following coding sequences:
- the LOC112265427 gene encoding integrator complex subunit 4: protein MIGGGASGVSGGVCVRDAQSVISDYFSNQDPRVRTAAIKAMQVRLVDDSFGKISHVVSDGSWVVRVQAAKTLSNMLQVSPQFLEQTLDKKLMSDLRRKCTAHERAKELYASGEFSSGRKWADDAPKEKVDTSAVNLIASGACGAFVHGLEDEMYEVRIAAVDAFSALAQSSASFAEMCLDFLVDMFNDEIEAVRLQSIHILRQISINTLREDQLDTVLAVLEDSSRDIREALHELLCFTNVSTKECIQLALLELLKNLTKYPTDRNSVWKCLKFLGCRHPTLVLPLVPELLSTHPYFHTPEPDMDGPAYIAVLVLVFNAAQSCPTMTALFSDHTFRHYTYLRDSLSHLVPPLRLPGRKQAPGGSGIEGSRSVESAQLFLQQSLSRVSTIQNLQDPGAQDLLNFTIRDLQRLGELQTELAGAADFLPPTSAANYCSPRCLSGC, encoded by the exons ATGATTGGGGGCGGTGCTTCAG GGGTGTCTggcggagtgtgtgtgagagatgcaCAGAGCGTCATCAGTGACTACTTTTCCAACCAGGACCCAAGGGTGCGCACAGCGGCCATCAAAGCCATG CAAGTCCGCCTGGTCGACGACTCGTTTGGGAAGATCAGTCACGTGGTCTCTGATGGATCCTGGGTAGTCAGGGTGCAGGCCGCCAAAACACTg agTAACATGTTGCAAGTCAGTCCTCAATTCCTTGAGCAGACTCTGGACAAGAAACTGATGTCAGACCTCAGG AGGAAATGTACTGCTCATGAGCGGGCCAAGGAGCTCTATGCGTCTGGTGAGTTCTCCTCGGGGAGGAAATGGGCTGATGATGCTCCCAAGGAGAAGGTGGACACCTCCGCTGTCAACCTGATCGCCTCCGGGGCCTGCGGAGCCTTTGTACACGGACTGGAGGACGAAATGTACG AGGTGCGTATTGCTGCTGTGGATGCCTTCTCTGCTCTCGCCCAATCATCTGCCAGCTTTGCTGAGATGTGCCTGGACTTCCTGGTTGACATGTTTAACGATGAGATTGAGGCGGTCAGGCTGCAGTCCATCCACATCCTCAGACAGATCTCTATTAACACCCTTAGAGAAGACCAGCTCGATACTGTACTAGCTGTACTAGAG GACTCGTCTCGTGACATCAGAGAGGCGCTACATGAGTTGCTGTGTTTCACCAATGTGTCGACTAAAGAGTGTATACAACTGGCTCTGCTGGAGCTGCTGAAAAATCTCACCAAGTACCCCACTGACCGCAACTCTGTCTGGAa gtgtctaaAGTTTCTAGGTTGTCGTCATCCTACCCTGGTATTACCGCTGGTTCCAGAGCTGCTCAGTACTCACCCTTACTTCCACACCCCTGAACCAGACATGGACGGCCCTGCCt ATATTGCAGTGTTGGTGCTGGTGTTCAACGCAGCTCAGTCTTGTCCCACCATGACAGCTCTGTTCTCAGACCACACCTTTAGACATTACACCTACCTACGGGACAGCCTCTCTCACCTAGTACCTCCTCTcagg ttaccaGGGAGGAAGCAGGCCCCAGGTGGGAGTGGTATAGAAGGTTCCAGGAGTGTGGAGTCTGCTCAGCTGTTCCTCCAACAGAGTCTGAGCAGAGTTAGCACCATACAAAACCTACAGGACCCCGGGGCTCAGGACCTGCTAAACTTTACTATcag agatCTACAGAGACTGGGGGAGCTACAGACAGAGCTGGCAGGGGCTGCTGACTTTTTGCCACCTACCTCCGCTGCCAACTACTGCTCACCAAGGTGTCTCTCTGG atgcTGA